A window of Mesomycoplasma lagogenitalium contains these coding sequences:
- a CDS encoding glycosyltransferase — MKIMIFTCHFFPTIGGSDIAITNFAKSLVNLGHQVKVFTPKVSEGENYKSLPFEVYNVKTKNFFNFITVSDKIDVKLKNEIDKFNPDIISCHGSVYSIKLAQNVSKKFNIPLVITQHTKNYLPILEIFKFHKLSSLVYKREIRILNKSKYFTLVSKSLEDEMVKFNFKHKAKIIRNGLNIEIAKNQEIDRLKLKFKKENNIEDENIKILSFLGRIHKYKNIEFIFNVLKILKNKKFNFRFILAGGGPDFDYFKNLAIKLEIDNLIIYTGVVKNQELKKEILAASDLFVFPSIFDNDPLVVGEAASFKVPAITLENTGPSERFVDNKTGFIAKNDPELFANKIIEIFSDLKTYNNVKENCYKVFESWDEETQKYVNFFQKIIDYEKNK, encoded by the coding sequence ATGAAAATAATGATTTTTACATGTCACTTTTTTCCCACAATTGGCGGGTCGGACATTGCAATAACTAATTTTGCAAAATCTCTAGTCAATTTAGGGCACCAAGTAAAAGTTTTTACACCAAAAGTTTCTGAAGGAGAAAATTATAAATCACTTCCGTTTGAAGTATATAATGTAAAAACAAAAAATTTTTTTAATTTTATTACTGTTTCAGATAAAATTGATGTTAAATTAAAAAACGAAATAGATAAATTTAATCCTGATATTATAAGTTGTCATGGTTCTGTTTATTCCATAAAATTAGCTCAAAATGTTTCAAAAAAATTTAATATTCCATTAGTTATAACTCAGCACACTAAAAATTATTTACCAATATTAGAAATTTTTAAGTTTCACAAATTATCTTCATTAGTTTATAAAAGAGAAATAAGAATTTTAAATAAAAGTAAATATTTTACATTAGTTTCTAAATCACTAGAAGATGAAATGGTTAAATTTAATTTTAAACATAAAGCAAAAATAATTAGAAACGGCTTAAACATAGAAATAGCAAAAAATCAGGAAATTGATAGATTGAAGCTTAAATTCAAAAAAGAAAATAATATTGAAGATGAAAACATAAAAATTCTTTCTTTTTTAGGTAGAATACATAAATATAAAAATATTGAGTTTATTTTTAATGTTTTAAAAATTTTAAAAAATAAAAAATTTAATTTCCGTTTTATACTGGCAGGAGGCGGACCGGATTTCGATTATTTTAAGAATCTAGCAATTAAATTAGAAATCGATAATTTAATCATATACACCGGAGTTGTTAAAAATCAGGAATTGAAAAAAGAAATTTTAGCTGCAAGTGATTTATTCGTTTTTCCTTCTATTTTTGATAACGATCCTCTGGTTGTTGGAGAAGCCGCATCATTTAAAGTTCCTGCAATAACATTAGAAAACACCGGCCCTTCAGAAAGATTTGTTGATAATAAAACTGGCTTTATTGCTAAAAATGATCCAGAATTATTTGCTAATAAAATAATTGAAATATTTAGCGATCTAAAAACATATAATAATGTAAAAGAAAATTGTTATAAAGTTTTTGAATCTTGAGATGAAGAAACTCAAAAATATGTAAATTTTTTTCAAAAAATAATTGACTATGAAAAAAATAAATAA
- a CDS encoding UTP--glucose-1-phosphate uridylyltransferase, with protein sequence MKVKKLIIPAAGWGTRFLPLTKTVHKELVPILNKPAIDYLVEEAIDSGIEEIWLIISPRKEQLLEYFRVYYDLEEELRQKNKDELLNLLQKTNFDKSSKIKIGTIYQDEQLGLGHAISLISRKIKNEPFAVILGDDLIYSPNKPAIKQLIDEFNKKQASILGVTSVPWENVNKYGIVVPKNLEEKNEKVFEIASAVEKPDVKNAPSNKAIIGRYVFTPEIVTLLKQTLPGVGGEIQLVDAFPELMKTQKIFAFELEGTRYDLGSIEGFVKANIDYALNDLKIKQSIIEHIKEKKL encoded by the coding sequence ATGAAAGTAAAAAAATTAATTATTCCTGCTGCTGGATGAGGAACAAGATTCTTGCCTTTAACTAAAACGGTTCATAAAGAATTGGTTCCAATTTTGAATAAGCCAGCAATTGATTATTTAGTTGAAGAAGCAATTGATTCAGGAATTGAAGAAATTTGACTAATCATTTCTCCCAGAAAAGAACAACTTCTTGAATATTTTAGAGTTTATTATGATTTAGAAGAAGAATTAAGACAAAAAAATAAAGACGAACTACTAAACTTGCTTCAAAAAACAAATTTTGATAAATCTTCAAAAATAAAAATTGGGACAATTTATCAAGATGAACAACTCGGTCTAGGACATGCTATTTCATTAATTTCTAGAAAAATTAAAAACGAGCCATTTGCTGTTATCTTGGGAGATGATTTAATATATAGCCCCAATAAACCAGCAATTAAACAATTAATTGATGAATTCAACAAAAAACAAGCGTCAATATTAGGTGTTACATCAGTTCCTTGAGAAAATGTAAATAAATACGGAATTGTTGTCCCAAAAAATCTAGAAGAAAAAAATGAAAAAGTTTTTGAAATTGCTAGTGCTGTGGAAAAACCAGATGTTAAAAATGCCCCTTCTAACAAAGCAATTATTGGTAGATATGTTTTTACACCAGAAATTGTAACATTATTAAAGCAAACATTGCCTGGCGTGGGCGGTGAAATTCAGCTAGTAGATGCCTTTCCTGAACTAATGAAAACTCAGAAAATATTTGCTTTTGAATTAGAAGGAACTAGATATGATTTAGGTTCTATTGAAGGATTTGTGAAAGCAAATATTGACTATGCACTTAATGATTTAAAAATTAAGCAATCAATAATTGAACACATAAAAGAAAAAAAACTTTAA
- the galE gene encoding UDP-glucose 4-epimerase GalE, which yields MKKETFLLLGGAGYIGNIFALKLIDENQNVIIVDNLSTGNKDFIHPNVKFYNLDHNNLNDLELVFKENKINTVALFSALIKVGESVQKPIEYYKNNLNGTINVLQLMDKYKVNKLIFSSSAAVYGQGEGQKINEDAIKIPINPYGKSKLMCEQIIQDYAKTNPLFKYGILRYFNVAGADRLLRSGLYSKTNQYSLLIPVISNAILNNEKIVIFGNDYKTSDKTCVRDYIHVSDLANAHYLLNYYLDNNPSDVFNAGANSVHSNLEIIKQFEKILNKKIDFQYGPRRAGDPDFLAANTKKIQEKLNFYPKYSLEDMIKDDLNWRKKINK from the coding sequence ATGAAAAAAGAAACTTTTTTATTACTCGGCGGAGCCGGTTATATTGGGAATATATTTGCTTTAAAATTAATTGATGAAAATCAGAATGTAATTATTGTTGATAATCTTTCGACTGGCAATAAAGATTTTATCCATCCAAATGTTAAATTTTATAATTTAGATCATAATAATTTAAATGATTTGGAATTAGTTTTTAAAGAAAATAAAATTAATACTGTTGCATTATTTTCTGCATTAATAAAAGTTGGCGAATCCGTTCAAAAACCAATCGAATATTATAAAAATAATTTAAATGGAACAATTAATGTTTTACAATTAATGGATAAATATAAAGTTAATAAATTAATTTTCTCTTCATCAGCTGCAGTTTACGGCCAAGGTGAAGGACAAAAAATTAATGAAGATGCAATTAAAATCCCTATTAATCCATACGGAAAATCTAAATTGATGTGTGAACAAATAATTCAAGATTATGCTAAAACAAATCCTTTATTTAAATACGGAATTTTAAGATATTTTAATGTTGCAGGTGCCGACCGTTTATTAAGAAGTGGATTGTATTCTAAAACAAATCAATATTCACTTTTAATTCCAGTAATTTCAAATGCTATTTTAAATAATGAAAAAATAGTTATTTTTGGAAACGATTACAAAACCAGTGACAAAACATGTGTTCGTGATTATATTCATGTAAGCGATTTAGCAAATGCTCATTATTTATTAAATTATTATTTGGATAATAATCCAAGCGATGTATTTAATGCAGGAGCAAATTCAGTTCACTCTAATTTAGAAATTATTAAACAATTTGAAAAAATTTTAAATAAAAAAATTGATTTTCAGTACGGTCCAAGAAGAGCAGGGGATCCTGATTTTTTAGCAGCTAACACTAAAAAAATTCAAGAAAAACTGAATTTTTACCCTAAATACTCACTAGAAGATATGATTAAAGACGATTTAAATTGAAGAAAAAAAATAAATAAATAA
- a CDS encoding glycosyltransferase, with protein MKIIIFTCHFYPSIGGTEIAVANLAKSLINLGHQVKIFTPKISDTETYQNFPFEVFNVKTNVLFKNSFVSKKITKKLKNEIKKFDPDIINVHGSIFSTRLAQNVSKKFNIPLVITQHTKNYFHFLELVKKPWLASFLYKIEIKILNKSNNFTFVSKSMKEEMKKFNFKHKAKIIRNGLNIEKLNDKQIEELKLRFKKENNIEDENIKILSFLGRIHKYKNIEFIFNVLKILKNKKFNFRFILAGGGPDFDYFKNLAIKLEIDNLIIYTGVVENQELKKEILAASDLFVFPSIFDNDPLVVGEAASFKVPAITLENTGPSERFVDNKTGFIAKNDPELFANKIIEIFSDLKTYNNVKENCYKVFESWDEETQKYVDFFQKIINENKS; from the coding sequence ATGAAAATAATCATTTTTACTTGCCATTTTTATCCATCTATCGGAGGGACAGAAATTGCAGTTGCTAATTTGGCTAAATCACTAATTAATTTAGGTCATCAAGTGAAGATATTTACACCAAAAATTTCAGATACCGAAACTTACCAAAATTTCCCTTTTGAAGTTTTTAATGTAAAAACAAATGTTTTGTTTAAAAATTCTTTTGTGTCAAAAAAAATAACTAAAAAACTAAAAAACGAAATAAAAAAATTTGATCCAGATATAATCAATGTTCATGGCTCGATATTTTCTACTAGATTAGCACAAAATGTTTCAAAAAAATTCAACATCCCTTTAGTTATTACACAACACACTAAAAATTATTTTCATTTTTTGGAACTAGTAAAAAAACCATGATTGGCATCTTTTTTATATAAAATTGAAATAAAAATTTTAAATAAGAGCAATAATTTTACATTCGTTTCAAAATCTATGAAAGAAGAAATGAAAAAATTTAATTTTAAACATAAAGCAAAAATAATTAGAAACGGCTTAAATATCGAAAAATTAAATGATAAACAGATAGAAGAATTGAAATTGAGATTTAAAAAAGAAAATAATATTGAAGATGAAAACATAAAAATTCTTTCTTTTTTAGGTAGAATACATAAATATAAAAATATTGAGTTTATTTTTAATGTTTTAAAAATTTTAAAAAATAAAAAATTTAATTTCCGTTTTATACTGGCAGGAGGCGGACCGGATTTCGATTATTTTAAGAATCTAGCAATTAAATTAGAAATCGATAATTTAATCATATACACCGGAGTTGTTGAAAATCAAGAATTGAAAAAAGAAATTTTAGCTGCAAGTGATTTATTCGTTTTTCCTTCTATTTTTGATAACGATCCTCTGGTTGTTGGAGAAGCCGCATCATTTAAAGTTCCTGCAATAACATTAGAAAACACCGGCCCTTCAGAAAGATTTGTTGATAATAAAACTGGCTTTATTGCTAAAAATGATCCAGAATTATTTGCTAATAAAATAATTGAAATATTTAGCGATCTAAAAACATATAATAATGTAAAAGAAAATTGTTATAAAGTTTTTGAATCTTGAGATGAAGAAACTCAAAAATATGTAGATTTTTTTCAAAAGATAATTAACGAAAATAAAAGTTAG
- a CDS encoding glycosyltransferase family 2 protein, with the protein MNKISLLIPCFNKQEFYPKLFKCLKNQIDKNFDVIFLNDKSTDNTQFMLEKFQEENHKLFNIEIISLDQNGGLANARNILIEQCKTDYFYFLDPDDQIYNYTIEEFNKAIKENNYQIIYAKNILVLNNIRVFNFLRKIDFSSNKTKEDPVIFLEKESYFIWNKAINKRWFLEQNLPFKKGYIFEDFAVTINLFYRATKTKYINKNTYKYDLNFKGLSKKQSPNRIMGIAHNLDYLYSELKLSQNYHEWEKIEKFFFKNIFIHLFFSSNWNVIKKNKKLFEKPMCELFKTFKRHNIDEKLKRYQSFFSLLFKNAITNYQKAKQLFSKCNI; encoded by the coding sequence ATGAACAAAATTTCACTACTTATACCTTGTTTTAATAAACAAGAATTTTATCCTAAACTTTTTAAATGTTTAAAAAATCAAATTGATAAAAATTTTGATGTTATTTTTTTAAATGATAAATCTACTGATAATACACAATTTATGCTAGAAAAATTTCAAGAAGAAAATCATAAATTATTTAATATTGAAATTATTTCACTTGATCAGAATGGTGGATTAGCTAATGCTAGAAACATATTAATTGAACAATGTAAAACTGATTATTTTTATTTTTTAGATCCTGATGACCAAATTTATAATTATACAATCGAGGAATTTAATAAGGCAATAAAAGAAAATAACTATCAAATTATTTATGCTAAAAATATTTTAGTTTTAAATAATATTAGAGTTTTTAATTTTTTAAGAAAAATTGATTTTAGTAGTAATAAAACTAAAGAAGATCCGGTGATTTTTTTAGAAAAAGAATCTTATTTTATTTGAAATAAAGCAATTAATAAAAGATGATTTTTAGAGCAAAATTTGCCTTTTAAAAAAGGATATATTTTTGAAGATTTTGCTGTAACAATTAATTTATTTTATCGCGCAACTAAAACTAAATATATTAATAAAAATACTTATAAATACGATTTAAATTTCAAGGGTTTATCTAAAAAACAAAGCCCAAATCGAATTATGGGTATTGCTCATAATTTAGATTATCTTTATAGTGAATTAAAATTATCACAAAATTATCATGAGTGAGAAAAAATTGAAAAATTCTTTTTTAAAAATATTTTCATTCATTTATTTTTCTCTTCTAATTGAAATGTGATTAAAAAAAATAAAAAACTATTTGAAAAACCAATGTGCGAATTGTTTAAAACTTTTAAAAGACATAATATTGATGAAAAACTAAAAAGATATCAAAGTTTTTTTTCACTTTTATTTAAAAATGCTATAACAAATTATCAAAAAGCAAAACAACTGTTTTCCAAATGCAATATTTAA
- a CDS encoding DUF402 domain-containing protein produces the protein MNVALNKFLNVQAYKYNGKLYRQWSGVRILEDNEDHVVVYLDRKTKVMEKSKHRWTIRDNTIWFFHKKHFFNALITIKNNRHYIYINLASPYFAEENTIKYIDYDLDIKVYPNKDLNIIDRAEFINNAKKMKYSRKLIDVVFEELKKLVNWYYDDYYIFNGKYIDNFLNKFKIK, from the coding sequence ATGAATGTAGCGCTAAATAAATTTCTCAATGTTCAAGCATATAAATATAATGGTAAACTTTATCGTCAATGAAGTGGAGTAAGAATTTTAGAAGATAACGAAGATCATGTGGTTGTGTATTTAGATAGAAAAACTAAAGTAATGGAAAAAAGCAAGCATAGATGAACAATTAGAGATAATACTATTTGATTTTTTCATAAAAAACATTTTTTTAATGCTTTAATAACAATAAAAAATAATCGTCATTACATTTATATTAATTTAGCATCACCTTATTTTGCAGAAGAAAATACTATTAAATATATAGATTATGATTTGGATATCAAGGTTTATCCAAATAAAGATTTAAATATTATAGATCGAGCAGAATTTATTAATAATGCAAAAAAAATGAAATATTCAAGAAAGTTAATTGATGTAGTTTTTGAAGAATTAAAAAAATTAGTGAATTGATACTATGATGATTATTATATATTTAATGGTAAATACATAGACAACTTTCTTAATAAATTCAAAATAAAGTAA
- the trmB gene encoding tRNA (guanosine(46)-N7)-methyltransferase TrmB, with protein MRLRNIPNAKEKLLESEYLIKNFPIEINENTVLEMGMGKGEMLVELANKNPHIMYIGIEKYPTVALKSMKKAEKLKLKNFKIINQDIIKLPDLINGKTNLIWLTFSDPWPKKRHAKRRLTHKIFLDIYKSLLSENGILKFKTDNDFLFQYSIESLNEYGAKIINSTNDFHNSNLSEGNVMTGYEKKWSENGKKINYLEVKF; from the coding sequence ATGAGATTAAGAAATATACCTAATGCTAAAGAAAAGCTTTTAGAAAGTGAATATTTAATTAAAAACTTTCCTATTGAAATTAATGAAAATACAGTTTTGGAAATGGGAATGGGTAAGGGTGAGATGCTTGTAGAACTCGCGAATAAAAATCCTCATATAATGTATATTGGAATTGAAAAATATCCAACAGTCGCACTAAAATCAATGAAAAAAGCAGAAAAATTAAAACTTAAAAATTTTAAAATTATTAATCAAGATATTATTAAATTACCAGATTTAATTAATGGCAAAACTAATTTGATTTGATTAACCTTTTCTGACCCATGACCTAAAAAAAGACATGCAAAAAGAAGGTTAACTCATAAAATATTTTTAGACATTTATAAAAGTTTGCTTTCAGAAAATGGAATTTTAAAATTTAAAACAGATAATGATTTTCTTTTTCAATACTCAATTGAATCACTTAATGAATATGGAGCTAAAATAATTAATTCAACCAATGATTTTCATAATAGCAATTTATCTGAAGGAAATGTAATGACGGGTTATGAAAAAAAATGATCTGAAAATGGCAAAAAAATCAATTATCTAGAGGTTAAATTTTAA